Proteins found in one Pseudomonas sp. P8_241 genomic segment:
- the edd gene encoding phosphogluconate dehydratase → MHPRVLEVTERLIARSRATREAYLALIRGAASDGPMRGKLQCANFAHGVAGCGSDDKNSLRMMNSANIAIVSSYNDMLSAHQPYEVFPEQIKKALREIGSVGQFAGGTPAMCDGVTQGEPGMELSLPSREVIALSTAVALSHNMFDGALMLGICDKIVPGLMMGALRFGHLPMIFVPGGPMVSGISNKQKADVRQRYAEGKASREELLESEMNSYHSPGTCTFYGTANTNQLLMEVMGLHLPGASFVNPNTPLRDALTREAAHQVTRLTKQNGDYMPIGEIVDERSLVNSIVALHATGGSTNHTLHMPAIAMAAGIQLTWQDMADLSEVVPTLSHVYPNGKADINHFQAAGGMSFLIRELLDAGLLHENVNTVLGHGLSRYTMEPFLDNGELVWREGVTESLDESILRPVARAFSPEGGLRVMEGNLGRGVMKVSAVALENQIVEAPAMVFQDQQDLADAFKAGLLEKDFVAVMRFQGPRSNGMPELHKMTPFLGVLQDRGFKVALVTDGRMSGASGKIPAAIHVSPEAYVGGALARVQEGDIIRVDGVKGTLELKVDAEEFAARTPAKGLLGNNIGTGRELFGFMRMAFSSAEQGASAFTSALETLN, encoded by the coding sequence ATGCATCCCCGCGTCCTTGAGGTCACCGAACGGCTTATCGCCCGCAGCCGCGCCACGCGTGAGGCTTACCTTGCATTGATTCGCGGTGCGGCCAGCGACGGTCCGATGCGCGGCAAGCTGCAATGCGCCAACTTCGCCCACGGCGTGGCCGGGTGCGGCAGCGACGACAAGAACAGCCTGCGGATGATGAACTCCGCGAACATTGCGATTGTTTCGTCATATAACGACATGCTCTCGGCGCACCAGCCGTACGAAGTCTTCCCTGAACAGATCAAAAAAGCCCTGCGTGAAATCGGCTCCGTCGGCCAGTTCGCCGGTGGCACGCCAGCCATGTGCGATGGCGTGACTCAAGGCGAGCCGGGCATGGAACTGAGCCTGCCGAGCCGTGAAGTGATCGCGTTGTCCACAGCGGTGGCGCTGTCCCACAACATGTTTGACGGGGCACTGATGCTCGGCATCTGCGACAAGATCGTGCCGGGCCTGATGATGGGCGCGTTGCGTTTCGGTCACCTGCCGATGATCTTTGTGCCAGGCGGTCCGATGGTTTCGGGCATTTCCAACAAGCAGAAAGCTGACGTGCGCCAGCGCTACGCCGAAGGCAAGGCCAGCCGCGAAGAGTTGCTGGAATCGGAAATGAACTCCTATCACAGCCCCGGCACCTGCACCTTCTATGGCACCGCCAACACCAACCAGTTGCTGATGGAAGTCATGGGCCTGCATTTGCCGGGCGCCTCTTTCGTCAACCCGAACACACCGTTGCGCGATGCCCTGACCCGCGAAGCGGCGCATCAGGTCACGCGCCTGACCAAGCAAAATGGCGACTACATGCCAATCGGCGAAATCGTCGACGAGCGTTCGCTGGTCAACTCCATCGTGGCCCTGCATGCCACTGGCGGCTCGACCAACCACACCCTGCACATGCCGGCGATTGCCATGGCGGCGGGCATTCAGCTGACCTGGCAGGACATGGCCGACCTCTCCGAAGTCGTGCCGACCCTGAGCCACGTCTACCCGAACGGCAAGGCTGATATCAACCACTTCCAGGCGGCGGGCGGCATGTCGTTCCTGATTCGCGAATTGTTGGATGCCGGGCTGCTCCACGAAAACGTCAACACCGTGCTCGGCCATGGCCTGAGCCGTTACACCATGGAACCGTTCCTCGATAACGGCGAACTGGTCTGGCGTGAAGGCGTGACCGAAAGCCTCGATGAAAGCATCCTGCGTCCGGTTGCTCGTGCGTTCTCGCCTGAGGGCGGCCTGCGGGTGATGGAAGGTAACCTCGGTCGCGGTGTCATGAAAGTTTCGGCCGTGGCCCTGGAAAACCAGATCGTCGAAGCACCGGCCATGGTGTTCCAGGATCAGCAGGATCTGGCTGATGCGTTCAAGGCAGGTTTGCTGGAGAAGGATTTTGTCGCAGTGATGCGCTTCCAGGGCCCGCGCTCGAATGGCATGCCGGAATTGCACAAAATGACGCCTTTCCTCGGTGTGTTGCAGGATCGCGGCTTCAAGGTCGCACTGGTGACTGACGGGCGCATGTCCGGCGCCTCGGGCAAAATCCCGGCGGCGATTCACGTCAGCCCCGAAGCTTATGTCGGTGGCGCTTTGGCGCGGGTGCAAGAGGGCGATATCATCCGCGTCGATGGCGTCAAAGGCACCCTGGAGCTTAAGGTGGACGCCGAAGAATTCGCAGCGCGCACGCCGGCCAAGGGCCTGTTGGGTAACAACATCGGCACCGGTCGCGAGCTGT
- the gap gene encoding type I glyceraldehyde-3-phosphate dehydrogenase has product MTLRIAINGFGRIGRNVLRALYTQGYRQDLQIVAINDLGDSAMNAHLLKFDTVHGTFDADVQHDEESLTVNGDRIAVSAIRNPADLPWAAEKIDVVFECTGLFTDRAKAAAHITAGARKVIISAPAKGADATVVYGVNHDILRQSHQIISNASCTTNCLAPVAQVLHRELGIESGLMTTIHAYTNDQNLTDVYHTDPYRARSATQNMIPSKTGAAEAVGLVLPELAGKLTGMAVRVPVINVSLVDLTVQLKREASAEEVNALMKEASQHSKILGYNTLPLVSSDFNHNPLSSIFDANHTKSSGKLLKVLAWYDNEWGFSNRMLDNCLALCNAE; this is encoded by the coding sequence ATGACTCTTCGAATCGCAATCAATGGCTTTGGCCGCATCGGCCGTAACGTTCTGCGCGCACTCTATACCCAGGGCTACCGTCAGGATTTGCAGATTGTCGCCATCAACGACTTGGGCGACAGCGCAATGAACGCACACTTACTCAAATTCGACACTGTTCATGGCACGTTCGACGCCGATGTACAGCACGACGAGGAAAGCCTGACGGTCAACGGCGACCGCATTGCCGTCAGCGCGATTCGCAACCCGGCCGACTTGCCCTGGGCCGCGGAAAAAATTGATGTCGTGTTCGAATGTACCGGCCTGTTCACCGACCGCGCCAAGGCCGCGGCGCATATTACGGCCGGCGCACGCAAAGTGATCATCTCGGCGCCCGCCAAAGGCGCCGACGCCACGGTGGTGTACGGCGTGAACCACGACATTCTGCGCCAGTCGCACCAGATTATTTCCAACGCTTCGTGCACCACCAACTGCCTGGCCCCGGTAGCCCAGGTGCTGCACCGCGAGCTGGGCATCGAAAGCGGTCTGATGACCACGATCCACGCCTACACCAACGACCAGAATCTGACTGACGTTTACCACACCGATCCGTACCGTGCCCGTTCGGCCACCCAGAACATGATCCCGAGCAAGACCGGTGCTGCCGAAGCCGTCGGCCTGGTGCTGCCGGAACTGGCGGGCAAGCTCACTGGCATGGCGGTGCGCGTTCCGGTGATCAATGTGTCGCTGGTGGATCTGACTGTGCAGCTCAAGCGCGAAGCGTCGGCCGAGGAAGTCAACGCGCTGATGAAAGAAGCCAGCCAGCATTCGAAAATCCTCGGCTACAACACCCTGCCGCTGGTCTCCAGCGACTTCAACCATAACCCGCTGTCATCGATCTTCGACGCCAACCACACCAAGTCCAGCGGCAAGCTGCTCAAGGTGCTGGCCTGGTACGACAACGAATGGGGCTTCTCCAACCGCATGCTCGATAACTGCCTGGCGCTGTGCAACGCGGAATAA
- a CDS encoding methylglyoxal synthase — protein sequence MIGISFTQKTLAARKRIALVAHDHCKVFLLDWAARHKDTLAQHELVATGTTGLLLQQRLDLPVQSMISGPLGGDQQLGAQIAEQRVDMLVFFWDPFEPQPHDPDIKALLRVAAVWNIPVACNECSADYLLSSPMMKQSHTHRIPDYATYLQARV from the coding sequence ATGATCGGCATCAGCTTTACGCAAAAGACCCTGGCTGCGCGCAAGCGTATCGCCTTGGTCGCCCACGACCACTGCAAGGTGTTTTTGCTCGACTGGGCCGCACGGCACAAAGACACACTGGCGCAACACGAGCTGGTCGCCACCGGCACCACAGGGTTGTTGTTGCAACAACGTCTCGACCTGCCAGTGCAAAGCATGATCAGCGGCCCATTGGGCGGTGACCAACAACTCGGCGCGCAAATCGCCGAGCAACGGGTCGACATGCTGGTGTTTTTCTGGGACCCCTTCGAACCGCAACCACACGACCCGGACATCAAGGCGTTGTTGCGGGTTGCTGCGGTCTGGAACATCCCGGTGGCCTGCAATGAATGCAGCGCCGATTATCTGCTCAGCAGCCCGATGATGAAGCAGTCGCACACCCATCGAATTCCGGATTACGCGACTTATTTGCAAGCCCGCGTGTAA
- a CDS encoding RNA polymerase sigma factor, translated as MSQSRFNDVFITQRVSLLRTLERMVNNHSTAEDLLQETYLRVTRALSERTIDHLEPFVFQTARNLALDHLRARRIHSRTMVDDVPEEVMHSVAAPTSSAEDAAHAEQLLERLNVSLGELSSRQQRIFILSRLHGHSYQEIADELGVSLSTVQKELKLIMSICIGVADRLNAD; from the coding sequence GTGAGTCAATCGCGTTTCAACGACGTCTTCATCACCCAGCGGGTCTCTCTGCTGCGTACGCTGGAGCGAATGGTCAACAATCACAGCACCGCCGAAGACCTCCTGCAGGAGACCTACCTGCGGGTGACCCGGGCGCTCAGTGAGCGGACCATCGATCATCTCGAACCCTTCGTGTTCCAGACGGCCCGCAACCTGGCGCTGGACCATTTGCGTGCGCGGCGCATTCATTCGCGCACGATGGTCGACGACGTCCCTGAAGAGGTTATGCACAGCGTCGCCGCCCCTACCAGCAGCGCCGAAGACGCTGCCCATGCCGAACAACTGCTGGAGCGCCTGAACGTGAGTCTCGGAGAACTCAGCAGCCGGCAGCAGCGGATTTTCATCCTCAGCCGCCTGCACGGGCACAGCTATCAGGAAATCGCTGACGAATTGGGCGTGTCCCTCAGCACCGTGCAAAAAGAACTCAAACTGATCATGTCGATCTGCATCGGTGTCGCTGACCGCTTGAATGCGGATTGA
- a CDS encoding FecR family protein, with the protein MTDNHRSPAPSPAQDAATAMDQALDWLIVLGCPDEEQTRQFHAWLDADPLNAQAFAKAQAIWDGPQVAQCAQSLAARAPKVTVLTRLRPHWKPLATAAVLILGLLSFSNLPMRLQADHLTVVGERQRLQLEDGSKVLLNTNSAFSSTINDQQRVARLYQGEAFFEVQANLGQPLEIDAGPVKASVRDTAFAVRYLDGVAQVRVQRGNVDLRATRDDARVRLSAGESIRIGPNGFDRTTKLDAATDLAWVQGRLVFENCPLNQVLAELRRYYPGWIINNNEQLADVAVTGNYRLDQPLDVVRSLAHITSARLQEFPALVILN; encoded by the coding sequence GTGACGGACAACCACCGCTCCCCTGCGCCTTCACCGGCACAGGACGCCGCCACTGCAATGGACCAGGCCCTGGACTGGCTCATCGTGCTCGGTTGTCCTGACGAGGAGCAGACCCGTCAGTTCCACGCATGGCTCGATGCCGACCCGCTAAATGCCCAGGCGTTCGCCAAGGCCCAGGCGATCTGGGACGGCCCGCAAGTGGCGCAGTGTGCGCAAAGCCTGGCGGCGCGTGCGCCGAAAGTCACCGTCCTCACGCGCTTGCGTCCGCACTGGAAACCGCTGGCCACTGCCGCCGTGCTGATCCTCGGACTGCTCAGCTTCAGCAACCTGCCGATGCGCCTGCAAGCTGATCACCTGACCGTTGTTGGCGAGCGCCAGCGCCTGCAACTGGAGGACGGCTCGAAAGTCCTGCTCAATACCAACTCGGCGTTTTCCAGCACCATCAACGACCAACAGCGCGTGGCCCGCCTGTATCAGGGCGAGGCGTTTTTCGAAGTGCAGGCCAATCTCGGCCAACCGCTGGAAATCGACGCCGGCCCGGTCAAGGCCAGTGTCCGCGACACGGCGTTTGCCGTGCGTTACCTCGACGGTGTGGCACAGGTGCGGGTGCAGCGCGGCAATGTCGACTTGCGCGCCACCCGTGATGACGCGCGGGTGCGTTTGTCCGCCGGGGAAAGTATCCGCATCGGCCCCAACGGCTTCGACCGGACGACCAAACTCGATGCCGCCACTGACCTGGCGTGGGTCCAGGGCCGGCTGGTGTTTGAAAACTGCCCGTTGAACCAGGTGCTGGCAGAGCTTCGTCGGTATTACCCGGGCTGGATCATCAACAACAACGAGCAACTGGCCGATGTCGCCGTAACCGGCAACTATCGCCTTGATCAACCGCTGGACGTGGTTCGCTCCCTGGCCCACATCACCTCGGCACGGCTCCAGGAATTCCCGGCACTGGTCATCCTCAACTGA
- a CDS encoding TonB-dependent receptor, translating into MSSRLTRPASSPSRVLSLLTAAILMAGAAPLMAATAAEQSSRKMGDYAFAIPQQSLVSALNAFTAVTGWQVGVSSELAQGVSSPGVRGSLPPEKALDRLLVGTNLSYRKLGNNSIVLEKRTTNSALNLDQVTISATRNEQDVNSVPSTVSVYTREDLDRNNVNTIKELVRYEPGVSVGGAGQRSGISGYNIRGIDGDRVLTQIDGVQVPDGFFNGPYAQTNRNYVDPEIVKRVEILRGPASVLYGSNAIGGAVSYYTLDPDDIIKPGKDVGARLKTGYSSADDSWLTSGTVAGRTGEFDGLLHLSQRNGHETESYGETGGTGLNRTEANPEDVRTTNVLAKLGWNYADDARLGLTYEHYKDDRDTNQLSAVGGPFNAGRGFGFYKSRTGNDTITRERFGIEHSFGLDSALADNIKWSLNYQIAKTDQSTEEIYAPSRTVLRNRDTTYKDRQWVFDAQADKSFAVADTEHFVTYGTTIKQDKVTGLRTGSGTCLTVAGACRVIGAPSAADTLTPASDFPDPTINSYALFAQDQISWGNWTFLPGARYDYTELKPHITDEFLATADQSRNGEVSDETKTWHRLSPKFGTTYSFNDHYTWYGQYAEGFRTPTAKALYGRFENLSGGYQVAPNPDLEPEKSKSYETGLRGNFEQGSFDVAVFYNKYRDFIDENAITPGYSETTFQSNNIKHATIKGAEIKGRLNLDSFGAPQGLYTQGSVAYAYGRNDDSGEPLNSVNPLTGVFGLGYDQDNYGGVLNWTLVKKKDRVDSTSFKTPDGTSTQFKTPGFGILDLSAFYKVTDDVTVSGGVYNLTDKKYWLWDDVRGYDSVGEASVTQPANLDRLTQPGRNFAVNLIWDI; encoded by the coding sequence ATGTCCTCTCGCCTTACCCGCCCAGCCTCTTCACCTTCCCGCGTGCTGTCGTTGCTGACTGCGGCCATCCTGATGGCCGGCGCTGCACCGCTGATGGCCGCCACCGCCGCCGAACAGTCAAGCCGCAAAATGGGCGATTACGCGTTCGCCATTCCCCAGCAGTCGTTGGTATCGGCGCTCAATGCCTTTACCGCTGTGACCGGCTGGCAGGTCGGCGTGTCGTCGGAGCTGGCACAAGGTGTGTCCTCGCCGGGTGTGCGCGGGTCGTTGCCGCCGGAGAAAGCGCTGGATCGCCTGTTGGTGGGAACCAACCTGAGCTATCGCAAACTGGGCAACAACAGCATCGTCCTGGAAAAACGCACCACCAACAGCGCGCTCAATCTTGATCAGGTGACCATCAGCGCCACCCGTAACGAACAGGACGTCAACAGCGTGCCGAGCACGGTCTCGGTCTACACGCGCGAAGATCTGGACCGCAACAACGTCAATACGATCAAGGAACTGGTGCGCTACGAGCCCGGTGTTTCGGTCGGTGGCGCTGGTCAGCGTTCCGGCATCAGCGGCTACAACATTCGCGGCATCGATGGCGACCGCGTCCTGACCCAGATCGACGGTGTGCAAGTACCCGACGGCTTCTTCAACGGCCCGTACGCCCAGACCAACCGCAACTACGTCGACCCGGAAATCGTCAAGCGCGTGGAAATCCTCCGCGGTCCGGCCTCGGTGCTGTACGGCAGCAACGCGATTGGCGGTGCTGTCAGCTACTACACGCTGGACCCGGATGACATCATCAAACCCGGCAAGGATGTCGGCGCACGCCTGAAGACCGGCTACAGCTCTGCCGATGACAGCTGGCTGACATCCGGCACCGTCGCCGGCCGCACTGGCGAGTTCGATGGCCTGTTGCACCTCAGCCAGCGCAATGGTCATGAAACAGAATCCTACGGCGAAACCGGCGGTACTGGCCTGAACCGCACCGAGGCCAACCCGGAAGATGTGCGCACCACCAACGTGCTGGCCAAACTGGGCTGGAACTATGCCGACGACGCTCGCCTGGGCTTGACCTACGAGCATTACAAGGACGACCGCGACACCAATCAATTGAGCGCGGTGGGCGGCCCGTTCAACGCCGGACGCGGTTTCGGTTTCTACAAGTCCCGCACCGGCAACGATACGATCACCCGCGAACGTTTTGGCATCGAGCACAGCTTCGGCCTGGACAGCGCACTCGCTGACAACATCAAGTGGTCGTTGAACTACCAGATCGCCAAGACCGACCAGAGCACCGAGGAAATCTATGCGCCGTCGCGCACTGTGCTGCGTAACCGCGACACCACCTACAAGGATCGCCAATGGGTATTCGACGCCCAGGCTGACAAGTCGTTTGCCGTCGCCGACACCGAGCACTTCGTCACCTATGGCACCACCATCAAGCAGGACAAAGTCACTGGCCTGCGCACCGGTTCCGGCACCTGTCTGACCGTGGCCGGCGCCTGTCGTGTCATCGGTGCCCCGAGCGCCGCCGACACCCTCACACCGGCCAGTGACTTTCCGGACCCAACCATCAACAGCTACGCCCTGTTCGCCCAGGATCAGATCAGCTGGGGCAACTGGACGTTCCTGCCCGGTGCTCGCTATGACTACACCGAACTCAAGCCACACATCACCGACGAGTTCCTCGCGACCGCCGACCAGAGCCGCAATGGTGAGGTGAGCGACGAGACCAAAACCTGGCATCGCCTGTCGCCGAAATTCGGCACCACCTACAGCTTCAACGACCATTACACCTGGTACGGCCAATACGCCGAAGGCTTCCGCACCCCGACCGCCAAGGCCTTGTACGGTCGCTTCGAAAACCTGTCCGGCGGCTATCAGGTCGCGCCCAATCCGGACCTCGAGCCGGAAAAGAGCAAGAGCTACGAGACCGGTCTGCGCGGCAACTTCGAGCAGGGCTCGTTTGATGTGGCAGTGTTCTACAACAAGTACCGCGACTTCATCGACGAGAACGCCATCACGCCCGGTTACAGCGAGACCACGTTCCAGAGCAACAACATCAAGCACGCCACCATCAAGGGAGCGGAGATCAAGGGCCGTCTGAACCTCGACTCCTTCGGTGCACCACAAGGCCTGTACACCCAAGGCTCGGTGGCCTACGCCTACGGCCGCAACGACGACAGCGGCGAGCCGCTCAACAGTGTCAATCCGCTGACCGGCGTGTTCGGCCTGGGTTATGACCAGGACAACTATGGCGGTGTGCTCAACTGGACCCTGGTGAAGAAGAAGGATCGCGTCGACAGCACCAGTTTCAAAACCCCGGATGGCACCAGCACCCAGTTCAAGACACCGGGCTTCGGCATTCTCGACCTGAGCGCGTTCTACAAGGTGACCGACGATGTGACCGTCAGCGGCGGCGTCTACAACCTGACCGACAAGAAATACTGGCTGTGGGATGACGTGCGCGGCTACGACAGCGTCGGCGAAGCTTCGGTAACACAACCGGCCAACCTTGATCGCCTGACTCAGCCGGGTCGCAACTTCGCGGTCAACCTGATCTGGGACATCTGA
- a CDS encoding biliverdin-producing heme oxygenase, with product MNTQDTAQRPNLRSQRLNQITHEPHTKLDALVKAHAPFETQANFARFVVAQYLFQAELVSLYNDAELTAIVPDLPARCRADAAKADLADLDTEVPTPVAGALSNPTKAEALGWIFVSEGSKLGAAFLIKRAVGLGLSETFGARHLGEPAGGRAEGWKSFVKTLDGLAFSAQEEADVEKGAIDAFNRFTVLLEQAYATEVA from the coding sequence ATGAATACCCAGGACACTGCTCAACGCCCCAACCTGCGTTCGCAACGCTTGAACCAGATCACCCACGAGCCGCATACCAAGCTCGATGCTCTGGTCAAAGCCCATGCACCGTTCGAAACCCAGGCCAATTTCGCCCGTTTCGTGGTGGCGCAGTACCTGTTCCAGGCGGAACTGGTGTCGCTGTACAACGATGCCGAACTGACCGCCATTGTCCCGGACCTGCCGGCCCGCTGCCGCGCCGACGCCGCCAAGGCTGACCTGGCGGACCTCGACACCGAAGTTCCGACGCCGGTTGCCGGCGCGTTGAGCAACCCGACCAAGGCCGAAGCCCTGGGCTGGATTTTCGTCTCTGAAGGTTCCAAGCTCGGCGCGGCGTTCCTGATCAAGCGCGCCGTGGGCCTGGGCCTGAGCGAAACCTTCGGGGCCCGTCACCTGGGCGAACCGGCCGGTGGTCGCGCTGAAGGCTGGAAGAGCTTCGTCAAAACCCTCGACGGCCTGGCGTTCTCTGCCCAGGAAGAAGCCGACGTGGAAAAAGGCGCCATCGACGCGTTCAACCGCTTCACTGTGTTGCTGGAACAGGCTTACGCTACCGAAGTAGCCTGA
- a CDS encoding YbaN family protein encodes MPASSKLSRFLFGLLAYVSLGIGLIAIVIPGLPTTEFILLAAWAATRSSPRLSAWLENHRLFGPILFNWRNGKIIARRAKISATVSMLLCASLMLVMLDPGWPIYLAIAGMALGNLWIWTRPESSSQPS; translated from the coding sequence ATGCCCGCCTCCTCCAAACTCTCCCGCTTCCTCTTCGGCCTGCTGGCCTACGTCAGCCTGGGCATCGGCCTGATTGCCATCGTCATCCCCGGCCTGCCCACCACTGAATTCATCCTGCTGGCCGCCTGGGCCGCCACCCGCAGTTCGCCGCGCTTGAGCGCCTGGCTGGAAAACCACCGACTGTTCGGTCCCATCCTCTTCAATTGGCGCAACGGCAAGATCATCGCTCGCCGGGCAAAAATCAGCGCCACTGTCAGCATGCTGTTATGCGCAAGTCTCATGCTGGTGATGCTCGATCCAGGCTGGCCGATCTACCTGGCGATTGCCGGGATGGCCCTGGGCAACCTGTGGATCTGGACACGCCCTGAATCCTCGTCGCAACCGTCCTGA
- a CDS encoding CoA transferase, giving the protein MTDLLTPIQAALGLPHTPIPFTSSGALPSAFAVTELACASIAAAGQAVSELLHRQTARLPDLEVDRRLASFWFSTSIRPAGWSVPPMWDPVAGDYAALDGWIRLHTNAPHHRAAAERVLGTCADRATMAGKVAQWAKSDLEQAVVEAGGCAAEMRSRDQWQAHPQGIAVNADPLIEFTRNHSQRVKPWQGSVARPLAGIKVLDLTRVLAGPIASRFLAGLGANVLRIDPPTWDEPGVVPEVTLGKRCARLDLHDKTDRAVFEGLLMDADILLHGYRADALERLGYGAAYRQQLTPGLIDVCLNAYGWSGPWQDRRGFDSLVQMSSGIAQAGMGWKQADKPTPLPVQALDHATGYLMAASVIRLLAERLSGGHGGSARLSLARTAKLLIEAGTGSDEPLREEDQKDQGMEVEQTPWGPAYRLRVALKINGTPLQWSLPATQLGSHHAQW; this is encoded by the coding sequence ATGACTGATCTGCTCACGCCCATTCAAGCCGCACTCGGCTTGCCCCACACCCCGATCCCGTTCACCTCCAGCGGCGCCCTGCCCTCGGCATTTGCCGTCACCGAACTGGCCTGCGCCAGCATCGCCGCTGCCGGTCAGGCGGTCAGCGAATTGCTGCACCGACAAACCGCACGCTTGCCGGACCTTGAAGTCGACCGGCGCTTGGCGTCCTTCTGGTTCTCGACATCGATCCGTCCAGCCGGTTGGAGTGTTCCGCCGATGTGGGATCCGGTCGCCGGTGACTACGCCGCACTTGATGGCTGGATTCGCCTGCACACCAACGCCCCCCATCACCGTGCCGCGGCTGAACGCGTGCTCGGCACCTGCGCCGACCGTGCAACGATGGCAGGCAAAGTGGCGCAATGGGCCAAAAGCGATCTGGAGCAGGCTGTTGTCGAGGCCGGCGGCTGTGCCGCCGAGATGCGCAGCCGTGATCAATGGCAGGCACACCCGCAAGGCATCGCAGTCAACGCAGATCCGTTGATTGAGTTCACCCGCAACCACAGCCAACGCGTCAAGCCGTGGCAGGGTTCGGTTGCTCGACCATTGGCTGGCATCAAGGTGCTGGATTTGACCCGAGTGCTGGCAGGGCCCATCGCCAGTCGGTTTCTGGCCGGCCTCGGCGCCAACGTGTTGCGCATCGACCCACCGACCTGGGATGAGCCGGGTGTTGTGCCCGAAGTCACCCTGGGCAAACGCTGTGCGCGTCTCGACCTTCACGACAAGACGGATCGAGCCGTGTTCGAAGGTTTGCTGATGGACGCCGACATTCTGCTCCATGGCTACCGCGCCGATGCACTGGAACGCCTGGGGTATGGTGCGGCTTACAGACAGCAGTTGACCCCCGGCCTGATCGACGTCTGCCTCAATGCCTACGGCTGGAGCGGCCCGTGGCAAGACCGTCGCGGCTTCGACAGTCTGGTGCAGATGAGCAGTGGCATTGCGCAGGCGGGTATGGGCTGGAAGCAGGCGGACAAACCGACGCCACTACCGGTGCAAGCCCTCGATCACGCCACCGGGTATTTGATGGCGGCCAGTGTGATCCGCTTGTTGGCTGAACGTTTGAGTGGCGGCCATGGTGGTTCAGCGCGTTTGTCTTTGGCGCGAACGGCAAAGTTGTTGATCGAGGCCGGGACCGGGTCCGATGAGCCATTGCGGGAGGAGGATCAAAAGGATCAGGGAATGGAGGTCGAGCAGACACCATGGGGGCCGGCGTATCGATTGCGGGTTGCGCTGAAGATCAATGGAACACCGTTGCAGTGGTCATTGCCGGCGACGCAATTGGGTTCTCACCACGCTCAGTGGTGA
- a CDS encoding DNA-3-methyladenine glycosylase family protein → MKLLLAYTPPYDWAAISGFLSVRAIAGLETVVDGVYSRSIGLSGVHGMFSIQPATADSLELTLDFPNPAATPEIVARVRRMFDMDADLKAIHRRLAVDPLMARLIAERPGLRVPGAWDGLELAIRAVLGQQITVVAAIKLAGKLLAQYGVPLRSSLPSVTHVFPTAEVLAGADLAALGMPKSRGRTLSDVAQALLDDPRLFEPGRESGVARLLALHGIGDWTSQYIALRQLRDMDGFPNGDVGLINALAALEGGPVTARQLLSRAEAWRPYRGYAAQLLWTALSRVD, encoded by the coding sequence ATGAAGTTGTTGCTGGCGTACACGCCGCCTTATGACTGGGCGGCAATCTCGGGATTCCTGTCGGTGCGGGCGATTGCCGGCCTGGAGACGGTGGTCGATGGTGTCTACTCGCGCAGCATCGGCCTGAGCGGCGTGCACGGCATGTTTTCGATCCAGCCTGCAACGGCGGATTCACTTGAACTGACCCTGGACTTCCCCAACCCGGCCGCCACGCCTGAGATCGTCGCGCGGGTGCGCAGGATGTTCGATATGGATGCGGACTTGAAGGCAATCCATCGACGCCTGGCGGTTGATCCGCTAATGGCGCGATTGATCGCCGAGCGTCCGGGGTTGCGGGTGCCGGGTGCGTGGGATGGTTTGGAACTGGCGATCCGTGCGGTACTGGGGCAGCAGATTACGGTGGTGGCGGCGATCAAACTGGCTGGCAAATTGCTCGCGCAGTACGGCGTGCCGCTGCGTTCGTCGCTGCCGAGTGTGACTCATGTGTTCCCGACGGCCGAGGTGTTGGCCGGGGCGGATCTGGCCGCGTTGGGCATGCCGAAAAGCCGCGGCCGGACGTTGTCGGACGTGGCGCAGGCATTGCTCGATGATCCCCGATTGTTTGAGCCCGGGCGGGAAAGCGGCGTGGCGCGATTGCTGGCCCTGCACGGGATCGGGGACTGGACGTCGCAGTACATCGCCTTGCGCCAATTGCGGGACATGGATGGTTTTCCCAATGGCGATGTGGGGTTGATCAATGCGTTGGCGGCGCTGGAAGGTGGGCCGGTGACGGCTCGGCAACTGTTGTCGCGTGCCGAGGCGTGGCGGCCTTATCGAGGGTATGCGGCGCAGTTGTTGTGGACAGCGTTGAGTCGGGTGGACTGA